Below is a window of Hyphomonas neptunium ATCC 15444 DNA.
GATCAGGCCGTTATTTTCAAACGCCGGCACAACTGGATCATGTGCTGGCTCTACACGGGAACGTTCGGCTCTTTCATCGGCTTTTCTGCGGCCTTTCCGCTGCTGACGAAAACGCAGTTTCCGGAAATCAACGTTCTGCAGATTGCCTTCCTCGGCCCCCTGGTCGGCGCATTGTCCCGCTCCTTCACCGGATGGATCGCCGACCGGTTTGGCGGCGCACGGGTCACGCTCGCGGTCTTTGTCCTGATGATGGTGGGTACAGTCGGGGTCCTCTACTTCCTTGCCAACAAGGACGCACCGGGAGCTTTCATAGGGTTCTTCGTCTCCTTCATCGTCCTTTTCTTTGCAACGGGGGTCGGAAATGCCTCGACCTTCCAGATGATCCCAGCGATCATGCGCAAGGAGATTGACCGGCTGGAGCCGCAGATGAGTGGAGCCGACCGTCTGCGCCAGGCCGAAAAGGAAAGCGCCGCCATCACTGGCTTTACCAGCGCCATCGCTGCGTACGGAGCTTTCTTCATCCCGAAGAGCTTCGGTATGTCGCTTGCCGCCTCTGGCAGCGCCGCACCTGCGCTCTACGGGTTCCTCGCCTTCTATGTCTCCTGCCTTCTCGTCACCTGGTTCGTCTATGCGCGCCCCGGCGGTCTCCTCTTCGATGTGGAAAACCGCAAGCGCTCCGGACCTGCAACAGCCGCTGCCTAAAAAGGAACCTTTTCCATGAGCCATACACTCGACAGACTGACTTTCTTCCGGCGGCAGACTGAGACCTTTTCCGGCGGACACGGCGTTCTCAATGATGAGGACCGTACTTGGGAAGAGGCGTACCGGAACCGCTGGCGCCACGACAAGATCGTGCGCTCAACGCACGGCGTGAACTGCACCGGCTCGTGCTCCTGGAAGATTTATGTCAAAGGCGGCATCGTTACCTGGGAGACCCAGCAGACTGATTATCCCCGGACGCGAGACGATCTGCCAAACCATGAACCGCGGGGATGCTCGAGGGGCGCAAGCTACAGCTGGTATCTCTATTCAGCTAACCGGGTTAAATATCCGCTGATCCGGGCCCGGCTTCTGAAAGCCTGGCGGCAAGCCCGCAAGACTATGCAGCCCGTGGCGGCCTGGAAATCCATTCAGGATGATCCGGCCAAGCGCGCAGACTATGTGACGCGCCGCGGCATGGGCGGGTTCGTCCGGGCCCGCTGGGATGAGGTGAATGAAATCATTGCCGCAGCCAACGCGCACACGGTCAAGCAATGGGGCCCGGACCGCGTGTTCGGCTTCTCGCCCATTCCGGCGATGTCGATGGTTTCGTACGCAGCCGGTGCGCGCTATCTCCAGCTCATCGGCGGGGTGACTGGCTCCTTCTATGACTGGTATTGCGACCTGCCCCCTGCGAGCCCGCAGACCTGGGGCGAGCAGACCGACGTTGCCGAAAGCGCTGACTGGTACAATTCCAATTTCCTGATCCTTTGGGGCTCGAATGTGCCCCAGACGCGCACGCCGGATGCGCACTTTTACACCGAAGCCCGCTATAAGGGCGTCAAATCAGTCGTGATCTGCCCGGATTATTCGGAAGCTTCTAAATTCTCCGACCTCTGGCTCGCGGCCAAGCAGGGCACCGATGCAGCGCTCGGGATGGCTTTCGGTCACGTCATTCTGACGGAATATCACCGTGACCGAGAAGTCCCGTATTTCCGTGACTATGTGCGCCAGTACACCGACCTGCCGCTGCTCGTTCGCCTCGTGCCGCAGGAAGACGGCTATGTGCCCGAGCGCCTTTTGCGCGCCTCCGATTTCGACAAGTCCCTTGGCGAGGACGCCAATCCAGACTGGAAGACCGTTGCGATCGACGAGACAACCGGCAAGGTCGTGGTGCCGAACGGCTCTATCGGGTTCCGTTGGGGCGACAAGGGCAAATGGAACCTCGAGGAGAGGGAAAGCGGCGGAGCTGACACGAAGCTCCGGCTCGGCCTGAAGGGGGCCGAGGACGAGGTGGCCAAGGTCCGCTTCCCGTATTTCGCCAATACCGCCTCGAACGGCTTTGCCTCCACAGATCATCCGAGTGTCCTGACGCGCAATGTCCCCGTCAGAAGGATGAAACTCGCAGACGGCACAGAGACACTGGTCGCCTGTGTCTATGACCTCCTGATGGCTAATTATGGCGTCGATCAGGGCTATGGCGGCGAGCATCTCGCCAGTTCCTATGATGACATGGAGCCCTACACGCCGGCCTGGGCTGAGGCCATCACCACTGTGCCACGCGCGAACATCATTGCCACGGCCCGTGGTTTTGCCACCAACGCAGAGAAGACCAGGGGTAAGTCGATGATCATCATCGGCGCAGGGATGAACCACTGGTACCATATGGACATGAACTACCGCGCGGTGATGAACATGCTCATCCTGTGCGGGTGCATCGGACAGTCCGGCGGCGGCTGGTCCCATTATGTGGGGCAAGAGAAGCTCCGTCCCCAGACGGGGTGGGCGCCGCTTGCCTTTGCGACCGACTGGGTACGTCCGCCGCGCCAGCAGAATTCGACTTCCTTTTTCTATGCGCATACAGATCAGTGGCGTTATGAAACGGTTCCGGTCGATGAGATCCTGTCTCCAACCGCCGAAGCGGGTGACTGGGCGGGTAGCTTCATCGACTATAATGCCAAGGCCGAGCGTATGGGCTGGTTGCCATCGGCCCCGGCGCTGAAGACCAACCCTCTGGAAGTGGCCGCGAAGGCCAAGGCCGCCGGGCAGGAGCCGAAGGACTATGTCGCCGCGGCGCTCAAATCCGGTGAGTTGGAAATGTCCTGCATGGACCCGGACGATCCGCATAACTGGCCGCGCAACATGTTTGTCTGGCGCTCCAACCTGCTTGGCTCTTCCGGCAAGGGGCACGAATATTTCCTCAAGCACCTGCTCGGCACCGATCATGGCATCCAGGGCAAGGATCTTGGCGAAATGGGCCATGACAAGCCGCGCGATGTGGCCTGGCATGACCAGGCGCCGCGCGGAAAGCTCGACCTGCTCGTTTGCATCGATTTCCGCATGTCCACCACAGCGGTCTATTCCGACATCGTTCTGCCGACGGCCACATGGTATGAAAAGAATGATCTCAATACCTCCGACATGCACCCCTTCATCCACCCGCTGGGAGCTGCGGTGGACCCGGCATGGGAAAGCCGCACTGATTGGGAAATCTTCAAAGGGCTCGCCAAAACCTTCTCCGAGGTGGCCCCTGAAGTGCTTGGCGTCGAGACCGATGTCGTCCTCTTCCCGATCCAGCATGACAGCCCTGGCGAAATGGCGCAGACCCATGGCGTCAAGGACTGGTACAAGAGGGAATGCGAACCAATCCCGGGCAAGACCATGCCTACGGTTGTCGCTGTTGAGCGCGACTATAGCCAGATCTATGCGAAGTTTACGTCGCTCGGCCCGCTCATGGACAAGCTCGGCAATGGCGGCAAGGGGATGGCCTGGAATACTCAGCATGAGGTCGAGAAGCTTGCCTCGCTGAACGGCACGGTGCTTGACGAAACCGTCGCTAAGGGCCGTCCAAAGATCGTGACGGACATCGACGCCTGCGAGACCATCCTGATGCTCGCGCCGGAGACGAATGGAGAAGTGGCGGTCAAAGCGTGGGAAGCACTGGAAGTGCAGACCGGGCGCGAGCACACACACCTCGCAAGGCCGAAGGAGGACGAGAAGATCCGCTTCCGCGACATCGTCGCCCAGCCGCGCAAGATCATCACCTCGCCAATCTGGTCAGGGATCGAAAGCGAGCATGTGAGCTACAATGCCGGTTACACAAACGTCCACGAACTGATTCCATGGCGCACGCTGACCGGACGTCAGCAGCTCTACCAGGATCATGACTGGATGCGGGCGTTTGGTGAGACGCTGGTGGTCTACAAGCCGCCGGTCGACCTGAAGACGCTGCACGTGAAGGGCGACAAGCCAAACGGCAATCCCGAGATCACGCTCAACTTCATCACGCCCCACCAGAAATGGGGCATCCACTCGACCTATACTGACAACCTCCTGATGCTGACGCTGAACCGCGGCGGGCCGGTCGTCTGGGTGTCCGAGACCGACGCGAAGCGTGCCGGGATCATCGACAATGACTGGGTCGAGGTCTTCAACGCAAACGGCGCTCTGACAGCCCGGGCGGTTGTCTCCCAGCGGATCCGTGAAGGAACGATGTTCATGTATCATGCGCAGGAGAAAATCGTGAACACGCCGGGTTCGGAGATAACTGGCAAGCGGGGCGGTATCCACAATTCCGTCACCCGCGCAATTCTCAAACCCACACACATGATTGGCGGCTACGCACAGCTTGCCTATGGCTTCAACTATTACGGCACGGTCGGATCGAACCGGGACGAGTTCATCATTCTGAGGAAGATGAACAAGGTCGACTGGCTCGATACCCCCGCCGCTCAAAAGGAGGGCGTACAATGAAAATCCGTGCACAAATCGGTATGGTCCTGAACCTCGACAAATGTATTGGTTGCCATACCTGCTCAGTGACCTGCAAGAATGTCTGGACCAGCCGGGAGGGCGTTGAATACGCGTGGTTCAACAATGTCGAAACCAAGCCGGGCATCGGGTATCCGAAGGATTGGGAAAACCAGAAGCGCTGGAATGGTGGCTGGCGGCGCAAGAAGAATGGCCGCATAGAACCCAGAATGGGCGCCAAATGGCGCATTCTGGCGAAGATCTTCGCCAATCCGGACCTGCCCGAGATCGACGACTATTATGAGCCGTTCGATTTCGACTATGCCCACCTTCAGACCGCGCCGGAGATGAAAGCGTTTCCGACCGCGCGGCCACGTTCAAAGATTACCGGCGAGCGGATGGAAAAGATCGAATGGGGTCCGAACTGGGAGGAAATCCTTGGCGGGGAATTCGAGCACCGTAGCGCAGACTATAATTTCGAAGGCGTCGAGAAGGCGATTTATGGCGCCTTTGAAGAAACCTTCATGATGTACCTGCCGCGCCTGTGCGAGCATTGCCTCAACCCGACTTGCGTTGCGGCGTGCCCGTCAGGCGCGATCTATAAGCGCGAGGAAGACGGCATCGTCCTGATTGATCAGGACAAGTGCCGCGGCTGGCGGATGTGCGTCTCGGCCTGCCCGTACAAGAAAGTCTATTACAATTGGGAGAGCGGGAAGTCGGAAAAATGCACCTTCTGCTATCCGCGTATGGAAGTCGGCCAGCCGACGGTCTGCTCTGAAACCTGTGTGGGTCGCATTCGCTATCTTGGCGTCCTCCTCTATGACGCCGACCGGATAGAAGCAGCCGCCAGCACCCCCAATGAGCAGGATCTCTATCAGGCGCAGCTTGACGTGTTTCTTGACCCGAATGACCCGAAAGTGATTGAGCAAGCCCGCGCTGACGGTGTACCAGAAGCCTGGATCAAGGCGGCTCAGGCGAGCCCGGTCTACAAGATGGCCATGGAATGGAAGGTCGCCTTTCCGCTGCACCCGGAATACCGGACCCTCCCCATGGTCTGGTATGTGCCACCGCTCTCTCCGATCCAGTCGGCAGTCGCAGCCGGGGCCCTCGAGACCGATGCGGAAATGCCGGACGTCGCCTCGATGCGCATTCCGGTGCGCTACCTTGCCAATCTGCTGACCGCCGGCAAGGAGGAGCCCGTTGTTGTGGCGCTCGAACGGATGATGGCAATGCGCAAGTATATGCGCGCCAAGACCGTGGAGGGCGTGATCGACCATCCGACGGCGGAACGCGTCGGTCTGACAGCCCGTCAGATTGACGAGATGTATCGCTACATGGCGATCGCCAATTATGAGGACCGCTTCGTTATTCCGACGACACACCGCGAAACAAGCGAAGATGCTTACGGCCTTCGGGGGGATTGTGGCTTTACATTCGGCAATGATTGCTCAGGCGGGCGCACCGAACTCGGTCTGTTCGGTAAGGACAAGCGTCCGCGTGCCAAAACCAAAACACCTATGGAGATGTGAACGATGGCCATGACCTATCGGGCGCTTTCGCGCCTATTGTCGTATCCCGAACCGCAACTTCAGACCGAAGCGAGCCTTTGTGTGGAAATTGTCCGGAAAGAGGGGCTTGTGCCTGACCGAATTGTCAGTGCGCTCGGCAAACTTGCCGGGCATATCGAGGACAGTGAACTCTATGAGGCTCAGGCAGCCTATGTCGAACTGTTCGACCGGACCCGGAGCGTGTCGCTTCACCTGTATGAACATGTTCATGGCGAAAGCCGGGAGCGGGGACCGGCCATGGTCGGACTTGTTGAGCTCTATCGGGCTCATGGTCTCGAAATGGAGGTCAGCGACCTTCCAGATTATCTGCCTGTCTTTCTCGAGTTCCTCTCTATCCTTCCTGATGCAGAGGCAGCATCCCTGATCGGCGAGGCAGCACATGTACTTGAAGCGATCGCGGAACGTCTGAAGAAGCGGCAGAGCCCCTACCGGGCAGTCTTTTCCGCTTTGATAGAGATTTCGGACCGCCCGGCCGATCGTGCCGCCGTGGCTGATCTGCTCGCGATTCAGGATGATGATCCTAACGACCTCGACGCTATTGATAAGGCCTGGGAAGAAGAGGCTGTCACATTCGGTCCTGAAACGGAGAGTGATGGCTGCCCGAAGGCTCAGGCCATGCTCAACACGATGCAGGGCACGCGGCAATGAGCAATCCCGGATCAGCAGTCTGGCTAACGAGCCTCGCAGCGCTGGCGCTCCTCCAGCCAGCCGAAGCACAGGGCGCAGACGCCGGTTTCAAACCCATTCTCGATCTGCGGCTGCGCGCTGAACAGGTCGATCAGGACGGGACTGATAAGACTACGGGACTGACCGTGGCGGGACGCTTTGGTTTTGAAGCAAACAGTGGGGATGGCTGGGGCGCGCTCATTGAAGGCGAAGCCGTCGGACACCTCCACGACGACTTCTCTGATACAGTCGACAATCGTCCCGGGAAAGCCGTGATCCCGGACCCGGAGGCCCTGGAACTTAACCGGCTTCAGATCAGCTGGACGGGGAAGACAGCGAGCTCTGTTCTGGGGCGCCAGCGAGTGATCTTTGACGATGCGCGTTTCATCGGCAATGTCGGCTTCCGTCAGAATGAACAGACCTTCGACGCGGTCAGGTTCGGGCTTTTTCCCACGGGGACGGTGACGGCTGACTATGTTTACATCGACAAAGTGCACCGCATCTTTGGAGATGAGAGCGCTGCGGGTGAGTATGAGAGTGACTCCCACGTCTTCCGCCTGCAAACCAATACGTCATTCGGAAAGTTTATCGCAACGGGGCTGTTCCTGAATTTTGACGAGTCTGCGCCTGCCTCCGGGCAGACGCTGGCTATGGCCTGGTCGGATAGCTGGGAATTTCAGTCGGGCACGTTCGACCTCAATGCGCGGTTTGCCCAGCAGGGCGCATACAATGACCGGGGACCCGCCCAAGACCTTGGCTATCAATCCTATGGTGCGAGCTTTGCGCGGGACGACCTTGCTGTCTTCGGAGGGCTCGAAGTTCTCGAAGGGGTCGCAGGGGAGGGCTTTGCAACGCCCCTCGCGACGCTTCATGCCTTTCAGGGGTGGGCTGACGTTTTCCTGACGACACCGGCAACAGGCATCCGTGACCTCAGCATCGGACTGAAGCGCGGCGGGCTGAAAGTGATCGATCACGCCAAGCCCGCGAGCTGGGCGGTGATCTATCATGACTTCGAGAGTGACAATGGCCGTCTTTCCTACGGATCGGAAATCGATGCGGTCTTCCGGCTGCCGGTGAATGACTGGCTGACCCTGGAAGTGAAGGGAGCAGCATTCCGGGGTGCCGATACCGGTCCAGCAGATCGGACAAAATTCTGGCTGGCGCTGGAAACGCGCTTGTAGCCAACCAAACAGAGGAGGCCAGACATGGCTCAGGAACACGCAGTTACCCTTGTCAGCGCGGGCTGGTTCGACCAGGCCATGTTTGGCTACTACCCCTATGTCGCGCTTGCCGTTCTCGCGATCGGATCGGTGCTTCGCTTCGACCGGGAACCCTATACATGGCGGTCTGGCTCCTCGCAGCTCCTGCGGCGCAAACAGCTGATGCTCGGCTCCGTGCTTTTCCATGTCGGCGTGCTGGTGATCTTCGGAGGGCACTTCGTCGGCCTTCTGACGCCTATCCAGGTCTTTGACGCGGTAGGTATCAGCCATGGTGCCAAGCAGGTGCTCGCCATCGTGGCCGGCGGGATCGCCGGCGTCCTCGCTATTCTCGGAGCGTTGATCCTCCTTCATCGGCGCCTGTTCGATGCGCGGATCCGTGCGACTTCGCGCTTTGGGGATACGGCGATCCTGGCGCTTCTGACTGCGCAGCTGGCGCTCGGCCTCTCAACGATTCCTTTGTCGGCGCAGCACCTTGATGGATCGGAAATGGTGAAGTTCATGTCGTGGGCTCAGGGCATCTTCACATTCCGGCCGGGCGCTGCCAACTATGTCGCCGATGTCCACTGGATCTTCAAAGCACACCTGATCCTTGGGCTGACTATATTTCTTGTCTTTCCATTCACCCGCCTAGTCCACATGTTGTCCGCGCCGGTCTGGTATATGGGGCGCCGTGGCTGGCAGCTGGTCCGCACACGCCGCGACATCCATGCAGACAAGGCCAACGCAGCCGCAACAGCAGCACGGAGAGTCTCATGAGCCCGCAGGCGGCCGTCTTCTTTGGCGTAGAAGTTCCTGAATCCCTCCTGGCGACAGAGCTTCAGCACCACCGGGCCCCTACGCTGTCGCAGGCGCGGGCCCTTGCTGGGCGGGCGCTCGCAGCCAAAGCGGTCCTTCTGGCGCGGGGCCGGGAACTTGATCTCGTTGCTGAACCCGAGCGTAACTCCGAAGGTCAGGAGGAGACACCGGAGGAAGCGCTCATCCGCGCCGTGTTGAATGAAGAGGTCGATGCGGATCCTGCTGCCGATGAGGCCGTGCGCGCAGTCTATGATGGCAATCCGGAGGGATTCAGGTCGCCGCCGCTTTTGGAAGCGTCTCACATCCTCGTCCCTCCTGCGGATGCGAGCGAGGAAGCGTACCGTGCGGCGCGCGAGAAGGCCCGAGCATTGATTGCTGACCTGCAGGCAAACCCGTCGGGATTTGCGAGGATGGCGGCAAGCAGGTCGGCCTGCCCGTCGGCATCTGAAGGCGGCAGTCTCGGTCAGCTTCGTCCAGGAGATGTCCTGCCTCCTATCTGGACGGCGCTTACCAATATGGAAGAGGGGACAATAAGAGCCGAGCCGGTCGCAACCGAGCATGGCTGGCATGTGCTTCGCCTTGACCACCGATCCGATGGGGAACGACTGCCGTTCGACTATGTGCGCCCGCACATCGCGCTCCAGCTTGAGGCGAGGGCGTGGACAAAATCGGCTGCCTTGTATGTAGACCGGCTCCTTGCTGAGTCCGCCGCCAATCCCGGGCTCTGCCTGTCGGACAATGGGCGTCTGGACGACCGCAACGGTATCGTCGCTCGGGCTGACGGATTGCTCGGCAAGGCACTGTCAGATGTGCAGATGGCATATGGTGCCCTCAGCGAGGCTGCCCGTGGGCGCCTTGATGCTGCAGCCTCCAGAGAA
It encodes the following:
- a CDS encoding nitrate reductase subunit alpha, whose product is MSHTLDRLTFFRRQTETFSGGHGVLNDEDRTWEEAYRNRWRHDKIVRSTHGVNCTGSCSWKIYVKGGIVTWETQQTDYPRTRDDLPNHEPRGCSRGASYSWYLYSANRVKYPLIRARLLKAWRQARKTMQPVAAWKSIQDDPAKRADYVTRRGMGGFVRARWDEVNEIIAAANAHTVKQWGPDRVFGFSPIPAMSMVSYAAGARYLQLIGGVTGSFYDWYCDLPPASPQTWGEQTDVAESADWYNSNFLILWGSNVPQTRTPDAHFYTEARYKGVKSVVICPDYSEASKFSDLWLAAKQGTDAALGMAFGHVILTEYHRDREVPYFRDYVRQYTDLPLLVRLVPQEDGYVPERLLRASDFDKSLGEDANPDWKTVAIDETTGKVVVPNGSIGFRWGDKGKWNLEERESGGADTKLRLGLKGAEDEVAKVRFPYFANTASNGFASTDHPSVLTRNVPVRRMKLADGTETLVACVYDLLMANYGVDQGYGGEHLASSYDDMEPYTPAWAEAITTVPRANIIATARGFATNAEKTRGKSMIIIGAGMNHWYHMDMNYRAVMNMLILCGCIGQSGGGWSHYVGQEKLRPQTGWAPLAFATDWVRPPRQQNSTSFFYAHTDQWRYETVPVDEILSPTAEAGDWAGSFIDYNAKAERMGWLPSAPALKTNPLEVAAKAKAAGQEPKDYVAAALKSGELEMSCMDPDDPHNWPRNMFVWRSNLLGSSGKGHEYFLKHLLGTDHGIQGKDLGEMGHDKPRDVAWHDQAPRGKLDLLVCIDFRMSTTAVYSDIVLPTATWYEKNDLNTSDMHPFIHPLGAAVDPAWESRTDWEIFKGLAKTFSEVAPEVLGVETDVVLFPIQHDSPGEMAQTHGVKDWYKRECEPIPGKTMPTVVAVERDYSQIYAKFTSLGPLMDKLGNGGKGMAWNTQHEVEKLASLNGTVLDETVAKGRPKIVTDIDACETILMLAPETNGEVAVKAWEALEVQTGREHTHLARPKEDEKIRFRDIVAQPRKIITSPIWSGIESEHVSYNAGYTNVHELIPWRTLTGRQQLYQDHDWMRAFGETLVVYKPPVDLKTLHVKGDKPNGNPEITLNFITPHQKWGIHSTYTDNLLMLTLNRGGPVVWVSETDAKRAGIIDNDWVEVFNANGALTARAVVSQRIREGTMFMYHAQEKIVNTPGSEITGKRGGIHNSVTRAILKPTHMIGGYAQLAYGFNYYGTVGSNRDEFIILRKMNKVDWLDTPAAQKEGVQ
- the narH gene encoding nitrate reductase subunit beta, which produces MKIRAQIGMVLNLDKCIGCHTCSVTCKNVWTSREGVEYAWFNNVETKPGIGYPKDWENQKRWNGGWRRKKNGRIEPRMGAKWRILAKIFANPDLPEIDDYYEPFDFDYAHLQTAPEMKAFPTARPRSKITGERMEKIEWGPNWEEILGGEFEHRSADYNFEGVEKAIYGAFEETFMMYLPRLCEHCLNPTCVAACPSGAIYKREEDGIVLIDQDKCRGWRMCVSACPYKKVYYNWESGKSEKCTFCYPRMEVGQPTVCSETCVGRIRYLGVLLYDADRIEAAASTPNEQDLYQAQLDVFLDPNDPKVIEQARADGVPEAWIKAAQASPVYKMAMEWKVAFPLHPEYRTLPMVWYVPPLSPIQSAVAAGALETDAEMPDVASMRIPVRYLANLLTAGKEEPVVVALERMMAMRKYMRAKTVEGVIDHPTAERVGLTARQIDEMYRYMAIANYEDRFVIPTTHRETSEDAYGLRGDCGFTFGNDCSGGRTELGLFGKDKRPRAKTKTPMEM
- the narJ gene encoding nitrate reductase molybdenum cofactor assembly chaperone: MAMTYRALSRLLSYPEPQLQTEASLCVEIVRKEGLVPDRIVSALGKLAGHIEDSELYEAQAAYVELFDRTRSVSLHLYEHVHGESRERGPAMVGLVELYRAHGLEMEVSDLPDYLPVFLEFLSILPDAEAASLIGEAAHVLEAIAERLKKRQSPYRAVFSALIEISDRPADRAAVADLLAIQDDDPNDLDAIDKAWEEEAVTFGPETESDGCPKAQAMLNTMQGTRQ
- the narI gene encoding respiratory nitrate reductase subunit gamma; amino-acid sequence: MAQEHAVTLVSAGWFDQAMFGYYPYVALAVLAIGSVLRFDREPYTWRSGSSQLLRRKQLMLGSVLFHVGVLVIFGGHFVGLLTPIQVFDAVGISHGAKQVLAIVAGGIAGVLAILGALILLHRRLFDARIRATSRFGDTAILALLTAQLALGLSTIPLSAQHLDGSEMVKFMSWAQGIFTFRPGAANYVADVHWIFKAHLILGLTIFLVFPFTRLVHMLSAPVWYMGRRGWQLVRTRRDIHADKANAAATAARRVS
- a CDS encoding peptidylprolyl isomerase, encoding MSPQAAVFFGVEVPESLLATELQHHRAPTLSQARALAGRALAAKAVLLARGRELDLVAEPERNSEGQEETPEEALIRAVLNEEVDADPAADEAVRAVYDGNPEGFRSPPLLEASHILVPPADASEEAYRAAREKARALIADLQANPSGFARMAASRSACPSASEGGSLGQLRPGDVLPPIWTALTNMEEGTIRAEPVATEHGWHVLRLDHRSDGERLPFDYVRPHIALQLEARAWTKSAALYVDRLLAESAANPGLCLSDNGRLDDRNGIVARADGLLGKALSDVQMAYGALSEAARGRLDAAASRENAAPTECLSRVIGTFLSKANDEAWTQLISRLRDSQAPFSDCLDLIISHQLPSQHATHTLIRIRNG